The Bemisia tabaci chromosome 8, PGI_BMITA_v3 genome has a segment encoding these proteins:
- the FANCI gene encoding Fanconi anemia group I protein gives MEGTIETLRKLGQLRLKSDQDLKALQSFVENENFKNITLLVKSTMNGPDGSLLLSYILCGLSDKKESEEKRFKLTEVLLNEFHSNEQSTKTTTLIVNLLAQEIKKFSFTYLSKLSDICVENIRAAKDKPCTSWRELLPKILNVLNEKRIVVYDGIEMSGAEYKGQIINTICTSRLDHSIITPLTSMFNEIVLTQEEHEKVVKKLCSLMEKVPSCQELPPLVNQLLQLCRDQHSIIVFLGLRTYFAKKLHNKAEEMLDDSMDAITAETDTEAELSAAENTILYHIEESAKFSRSSVMDLVKLVKASSHLPDLIFDPFILSILLSVSCIAAYETQVLEMLQSAVSYCVTEESKKNDSAWLCSIVKSKSTMESVLVRLTKSPVCEHQKVLKGLLNLSINLLSIGGVKGREEITEKIWRLGRHVFVSLVKTHTHIARSALKTLCDRIITGNSLTQFTECLASLCHSCSMLMVENENELVGMLEFLSQLPSSLAQRIVTALVPLIQISTRLRDYLILVLRKALFSREIETRKTAVIGFLQLLKHLKIRGLTALSQGSMQNSGPSVFSQVYLDVHTQHAPSSNNSSEAICLEVLGVLKKCFSQQAVVKLSLYQGLSVAIANNPELCESVLELLLDHFSTYYESDENILLPISLDKVVVIHGASATLIEPVGELLLLLVQVTRKANQMNDEGSSAQKCSEILDSLVNRFNSCELEHFQLDDNTDLFDIMPDSLKRQEEVTQILGCHEALMSYIIGRLKDNPEEEDVVKLCSLLKGYNRIVDYVKRSNKPGKKKDGEKGGRKKKVDKEGGVEVKIKPFKCPPSILTLSTCSKLLSLLYKKNSDPENEAITSIRSKKPLHVYAMQSTLDAIQRMKTESKSRTYFKQFCEIAKLLFKHCLSSWDELIEISDVGTAAMCLECWSEIVTIVTTNHLNIFSQFLTEAVDVSRGNDYNVQLIMILKCYKEILRFIIRQQDSDDEDDDVEIKKLEQTVVSALSILTNHFLSVHPDTEQALEWATEFAENNTLSVITDAKQFIHVLMRLYNKCKTETLLYDNFATQFNTLFGTINEAEVETIRKEFKMITEGNMLLILPLLCETLMKRIEYVDGVIALLKAHLALLPHAPITISTIDSQPREEVLNILEREVSHQLAIIGVVAHSLSTVQVSNGPNSEILVKMLTRYYAVITSLTKHFVTRATPQNLVHRTAKFEKLVKLAGSTLSSQIGDLLLHIEESTTNAKLKNVAKKQTIFIPKLVAELENFQQYVTNLSTKSKDTALSLNLKLTVTRDFRLNVKKCQEVLNQQNEENEEDDVSNNTTASSQGNRSRVQSQNKENDPSSQRPAKRRKTS, from the exons ATGGAAGGCACCATTGAAACTTTGCGGAAACTTGGACAGCTTCGCTTGAAGAGTGACCAAGATTTGAAAGCTCTCCAAAGTTTTGTGgagaatgaaaacttcaagaat ATCACTCTGCTTGTCAAGAGTACCATGAACGGTCCCGATGGATCGCTGTTATTAAGTTACATTTTATGCGGGCTCTCAGATAAAAAAgaatctgaggaaaaacgatTCAAG ctaactGAGGTGCTACTCAATGAATTTCACTCCAATGAGCAGTCCACCAAAACAACCACACTAATAGTGAATCTCCTCGCCCAggaaatcaaaaaattttccttcacCTATTTGTCAAAGTTATCTGACATATGTGTTGAAAATATTCGTGCAGCCAAAGATAAACCATGCACCAG ttggCGAGAACttcttccaaaaatattgaatgttttgaatgaaaaacgAATTGTCGTTTATGATGGTATTGAAATGTCTGGCGCAGAGTATAAAGGACAGATCATCAATACTATTTGCACCAGTCGTTTGGATCACTCAATTATTACACCTTTGACTTCAATGTTCAA TGAGATTGTGTTGACACAAGAAGAGCATGAAAAAGTGGTCAAGAAGTTATGCAGCTTAATGGAAAAAGTTCCAAGTTGCCAAGAACTGCCTCCACTCGTCAACCAACTGTTGCAACTATGCAGGGATCAGCACAGTATCATTGTATTCCTCGGTTTAAGAACTTACTTCGCCAAGAAGCTTCACAACAAAGCAGAAGAGATGCTCGATGATAGTATGGATGCCATCACAGCGG AAACTGACACTGAGGCGGAATTATCTGCTGCTGAGAACACTATTCTCTACCATATCGAggaaagtgcaaaattttcccgGAGCTCTGTAATGGATTTGGTTAAATTAGTGAAAGCCTCCTCTCATCTCCCTGACCTCATTTTCGATCCGTTCATTCTATCCATTCTTCTATCTGTATCGTGCATTGCTGCCTATGAAACGCAG GTTTTGGAAATGTTACAAAGTGCTGTCAGCTATTGTGTGACGGAAGAAAGCAAGAAAAACGACTCTGCATGGCTGTGCTCCATCGTAAAATCCAAGAGCACTATGGAATCTGTTTTAGTGCGCTTGACGAAGAGTCC CGTCTGTGAGCATCAAAAGGTTTTGAAAGGTCTCCTGAATTTGAGTATCAACCTTCTGAGCATAGGCGGTGTAAAAGGTCGTGAAGAAATCACGGAGAAGATATGGCGACTAGGAAGACATGTGTTTGTTTCCTTAGTAAAAACTCACACACATATCGCTCGATCTGCTTTGAAAACTTTATGCGACCGTATAATCACAGGAAATTCATTAACGCAATTCACAG agtGTTTAGCATCTTTGTGCCATTCCTGCTCAATGCTAATGGTCGAGAACGAAAACGAATTAGTTGGAATGCTGGAATTTTTAAGTCAACTCCCAAGTTCATTAGCTCAGCGTATCGTCACTGCCCTAGTACCATTGATACAAATATCAACAAGATTGAGAGACTATCTTATTCTAGTTCTTCGCAAAGCCTTATTTTCTCG TGAAATTGAAACAAGGAAAACAGCTGTGATAGGATTTTTGCAGCTTCTAAAGCATCTGAAAATTAGGGGCCTTACTGCATTGAGTCAGGGCAGTATGCAGAATAGTGGTCCAAGTGTTTTTAGCCAG GTTTATCTGGATGTTCACACTCAGCATGCTCCAAGTTCGAATAATAGCTCAGAAGCCATTTGTCTTGAAGTACTCGGTGTCTTGAAGAAATGCTTCTCTCAACAAGCTGTCGTGAAACTCTCTTTGTATCAAG GTCTATCCGTTGCCATTGCGAACAATCCTGAATTGTGTGAAAGCGTTCTAGAGTTGCTGTTGGATCATTTCAGTACTTATTATGAGTCAGATGAAAATATCCTGCTTCCTATTTCTCTAGACAAAGTTGTTGTTATCCATGGGGCCAGTGCGACTCTCATC GAACCAGTTGGAGAATTATTACTTTTGTTGGTTCAAGTTACAAGAAAAGCTAATCAAATGAATGACGAGGGTAGCAGTGCTCAGAAGTGCTCAGAAATATTGGACTCCCTCGTCAATCGGTTTAATTCTTGTGAGCTGGAACATTTTCAACTG gACGATAACACTGATTTATTTGACATAATGCCAGATAGTTTGAAACGACAAGAAGAAGTTACGCAGATTCTCGGTTGCCATGAGGCTCTTATGAGTTACATCATTGGTCGTTTGAAGGACAATCCAGAAGAAGAAGATGTGGTGAAATTGTGCAGTTTACTCAAAGGCTACAACCGTATCGTTGATTATGTTAAA AGATCCAATAAGCCtggcaaaaaaaaagatggCGAGAAAGGTGGCCGGAAAAAAAAGGTAGATAAGGAAGGAGGCGTAGAGGTTAAAATCAAACCATTCAAATGCCCACCATCAATTCTAACACTCAGCACTTGCTCAAAATTGCTCTCGCTGTTGTATAA gaaaaattcagaCCCGGAAAATGAAGCAATCACTTCAATAAGATCAAAAAAACCTCTCCATGTATATGCAATGCAGAGCACCCTAGATGCCATCCAGCGGATGAAAACAGAAAGCAAATCTAGAACCTACTTTAAACAGTTCTGTGAAATTGCTAA ATTATTATTCAAGCATTGTCTGTCATCCTGGGACGAGTTGATCGAAATCAGTGATGTTGGCACTGCTGCTATGTGTTTGGAATGTTGGTCAGAAATCGTAACCATCGTCACTACGAatcatttgaacattttctcgCAGTTCTTAACCGAAGCAG TTGATGTTAGTCGAGGCAATGATTACAATGTTCAACTCATTATGATCCTGAAATGTTACAAGGAGATTCTCCGCTTCATAATCAGACAGCAAGATTCagatgatgaagatgatgatgTTGAGATCAAGAAATTGGAGCAAACAGTTGTCTCTGCTCTTTCCATACTGACGAATCATTTCTTGTCTGTGCACCCAGACACTGAACAA GCTTTAGAGTGGGCAACTGAGTTTGCAGAGAATAACACACTAAGTGTAATCACAGACGCCAAGCAATTCATCCATGTTTTAATGCGATTGTACAATAAGTGCAAGACTGAAACATTGCTGTATGATAATTTTGCGACACAGTTCAACACCCTGTTTGGTACAATCAACGAA GCTGAAGTTGAAACGATTAGAAAAGAATTCAAAATGATTACTGAGGGTAACATGCTCCTCATTTTGCCTCTACTCTGTGAGACTTTAATGAAACGAATTGAATATGTTGATGGTGTCATCGCGCTTTTGAAAGCCCATTTGGCTCTCTTACCCCATGCACCCATTACTATATCCACAATTGATTCTCAACCAA GAGAAGAAGTTCTTAATATCCTAGAACGAGAGGTGTCTCATCAGCTGGCGATAATAGGTGTTGTCGCTCATTCACTTTCCACTGTCCAAGTTTCAAATGGACCCAATTCAGAAATTCTAGTCAAAATGCTCACACGTTACTATGCAGTCATCACTAGTCTAACTAAGCATTTTGTCACACGTGCCACACCTCAGAATCTGGTTCATCGTACTGCGAA atttgaaaaattagtcaaaCTCGCTGGATCGACTCTATCATCT